The nucleotide sequence TTCCAGTTCATAGTGCCGCAAGGCAAACGCGGTCAGCAGTGCAGCAAAGAACAGGATGGTCAGCCAGATACCGCGTTTCCACGAAAGCGTCACCAAACCGATGCGCAAAAAGTCACGCTCCAGCGGCGTGACCGCAGCGATCCGCTGGGCGTCCTCGGTCAATTCTTCGCGGACGACATCGATCACATCGTCGTGCGTGATGATGCCCAACAACTGGCGTCCCGAATCTAAGACGGGGATCGCCAACAGATTGAAATGTTCAACTTTTTCGGCAACCGATTCCTGGTCTTCGTCGACCATCGCAACGACGACGTCGGTTTCCATCATCTCCCGCAAGGTGCGATGCGGCTGCGCCAGCGATGAAACCAATTGCCGTGTGGAAACGATGCCACGCAGGTGATTGTCATCATCAACGACGTACAAGTAATAGATCGTTTCCAGTTCGCTGGCTTGACGGCTCAGTTCCTCCAACGCCTCGCGCGCGGTCAACCGATCGGCCAGCTTGGCGACCTCCGTCGTCATCAGCGAACCGGCGGTACCTTCGGCATAGGACCGCAATCGCTGAATGTCACGCCGTTCTTCGACCGGCAACAGCGGCAAGATGGTATCGACGTGTTCGTCGTCCAGTTGTTGCAGCAAGTCGACGCGATCGTCGGCGGCCAGTTCTTCGACCAACTCCGCCACTTCGTCGGTCGGCTGTTGGGCCAACATCGACAACTGGCGCTCTTCGTCGAAGTAGCCAAAGATTTCAGACCTTCGCTCGGGCTGGGCGAACTGCAACACCTGCCAGACTTCGGCGTCGCTCAGCCCCTCCATGAACTCGGCCGTTCGACCAGCGTTCAGGGTGGTGCAGAACTCCTCCAGTTCCGCCCGATTGTTGTCGGCGAGCATTTCGCGCAATTCGGGCAGGAACAGAGTGTTCGTCATGATCAGTTGCTGACTCGTTCGACGTATTCGCCGGTGCGGGTATCGACCTTGATGACGTTTCCGATCTTGATGAAGCCGGGCACGATGAATTCGGCGTCGGTTTCAACCTTCGCGGGCTTGGTGACGTTGGTGGCGGTGTCGCCCTTGGCACCCGGGGCACAGTCGACGACTTCCAGTTCGACCTGCAATGGTGCTTCGACGATAATCGCGTTGCCGTTGTACAACGTCATCGTGCACTTCATGCCGTCCTTCAGGTATTTCCAAATATCGCCCGCCACGTCTTCGGCGACTTCGTATTGTTCGAAGGTCTGGCCGTCCATGAAGACATAGTCCTGGCCCTGGCGATACAGAAAACTGACCTCGGTGGTTTCGACGTCGGCGGATTCCAGACTGTCCCCACCTTTGTACGTCCGTTCCAACGTGGTGCCCCGGATCAGATTCTTCATCTTGCACTTGTACAGTGCGTTGCCCTTACCAGGCTTGACGAAGTTCATTTCGATCATCAGATAGGGTTCGCCGTCGATCTGGACTTTCAGACCTTTGCGGAAGTCACTTGTGTTATAGGTCGCCACGTCTTCATCCCAGCCGTCCGGCCAGGCTCCGCTTTCGAGATACAAACTGGATTCGAGAAATGAACAAGGACTCCGCCGGAATCGGTCGGCCCGAACCGGCGTTACATCAGGGAATCCCTCAAAGGTCGCGAAGTTTAGCGGCCGATCGCCGTTTTGTCGCGGGCGGGTCCCGCCGACGTCCGCAGGCCCACCCCCCGGCGCAGGATTGGCGTCAATCGATGAAAGCGGCGATCCGCGACTCCGCCACCCTGTTGGAACACCTGGGGCTGGCGGGGCAGGTCCCGCTGTGCCGCGACGAAGCGTTTCCCACGTTCGTGCCGCCCGAATTTTTAGCCCGCATCCGGCCCGGCGATCCCGACGACCCGCTGTTGCGACAGGTCCTGGCGGTCGCCGATGAAGAACAGACGGTCGCCGGATTCGCCGCCGATCCGGTCGGCGACTTGGAAGCAACCGCCTGCCAGGGTTTGCTGCAGAAATACGACGGCCGCGCCCTGATGATCACGACCGCGGCGTGCGGGATTCATTGTCGTTATTGCTTTCGACGCGAATTCCCCTACGGCGATATGTCGGGCGTGGGGACCCACTGGAATGATGCGATCGATTTCCTAAGCCAACGCAAAGACATCGACGAAGTCTTGCTGAGCGGTGGTGATCCACTGACGCTGACCGATGACGTGCTGGGCGGATTGCTGGATCGTTTGAACCAGATCGAACACGTCCGCCGCATCCGTCTGCACAGCCGAATGCCGATCGTCATCCCCAGCCGTGTCACGCCGGAACTGGTGTCGATGCTGCGTGAAAGTCGCGCCACCAGTTGGATGGTCGTCCACTGTAACCATGCGTCGGAAATCGACGGCGACGTCGAAGCGTCAATCGCGGCGTTGGTCGATGGTGGAATCCCCGTATTGAACCAAGCCGTCTTGCTGCGTGGGGTCAACGACGACGTGGCCACCCTTGAAACCCTCTGTCGGCGCATGATCGATTTGCGCGTCCAGCCGTATTACCTGCACCAACTGGACCGCGTGCGTGGCGCGGCCCATTTCGAAGTTTCGCCCGATCGTGGGCAGGCGATCGTGAAGGAATTGCGAAAGCGACTGCCGGGTTACGCGGTGCCGACATACGTCCAAGAACAATGCGGCGCGGCGTCCAAGACCCCGATCGCCGACACCTAGGCCGACACCATTTGATGGATCCTGTCGTGTTCGAACCCGGCGTTCTCTACGTCGCGCCCATGTGCTAAAGGAAAGCTGCGTGCAATCGATTGGTTGGTTTACTTGTCGGCGACCAGTTGTCCTAGGTGATCTTCGACCATGTCGCCATAAAAGGATTTTTTCCAGTCACGATCCCCCAGTTCGGGAAAACGCGAATCGGCCCCCGCGTCGGCATCCCAGCGAATGATCGTTTCAACCTCCGCATGCTTATTGCCCCCGCTCCAACTCAAAGGCTCCCTGACGTCTACCGAGTGAACCGGAACCCATAACTCTCCCAGCGGTCTCCAAGAAACTTCCACGTGGGAAAACGGAGTCCCAAGCTCTGCGGCCATTTCGGCGGAATCCGTTTGCATAAACTTGACGGTGCGAGAGGTCGGCATGCCGCCAACCTTGGGATCAAACACATAGATCTCTGCGACCCGAACCCCGGTTATTTTGCAACCGGCCTCGAAAACCACTTGAAAACAACCGTTTTGCAACTGCTGTCCTGCGAGGAACTGAAGGTTTGCAAGCCCCATGTCTAGGTTTGACCGCTTGGACCAACGACTCCCCCTCTCGTTGCTGCAAAAGACAGCCTGGATAGGATCCCACCACATCGAAAGATGGACATAACCGGAACGCATCTCCGGGACGAACTCCAGGGTTCCTGTCCATTCGCTCGGCACCGTATGCAACGTACTTAGAAAGGTCGGACGAATACGAATAAACGTCCTGTTCCCATCATTCAACAACTCCTCCCAGATTCCGCTGTGGCGGTCCGCCTTTGAACGCTCATTGAAGTTTGGCATGATCGCGAACAACCGCCTTCCGTCCCTCTGTTGCCAGGCTAAGAGACGCATCACCACTTCGACCTCACGATTCTCATCTTCGCGGATCCAAGCCCTACGTTCGACCGCGACTCGAAACGTCTCTTGGACACCTTCAATGTTAGCGCGAAAGGCTTCGACGAATCTTGCAGACCTAGCCGCTGGATCGACAAGCATTCCCGATTCTTGCGCCACCACTCCTGGCGTGGAGGTCAAGTTGCACGCAAACAAGACCATTCCTAGCCCCAACCACCTGTTCATTTTCCCGAGTCCCTTTTCGAACATTCCAGACAGCCCCGCGTTGGAGTCCTGGACCTCCAACACGAATTGCCAACCGAACAACCTAGGACCTGCATTCGCAAACACAGTAAAAAAACGGATCCACAAATGACCGACGAGCCGTAATCGTAGCCGAGGGTAATACAATCCGTGCCCCATACCCACGCGCGACCAAAATAACGCCAGGTACTTGCCCTGGGATGCGTTGAACCTGTTTTGAAATGTGAACCGTAGACGCTAGGCACTGTTTATCAATTCAACACGAAGGCCAATGAAAACGGTAAACCGACGCGTCAGCGAGGGATTATTGATGAATGAACAATTTCGGCCCCTCACTGACGATTCGGGTTACCGATTGGAAAACAGTGCCTAGTCTCGGGTCTTGACTCTTCAAATGTCGAGGAATGAAGGCCCGCGGCTAGCGCCGTCGGCTCATATGATGCATGACCGACGATTCCAAATCACGGTCCTAGTACCCGTAGTCGTCAATTTCACACCAAGAATCGTTCAACAGGGGGACTCGATAGCCGTCGACCTCCTCAGCGCACGTTTGAACCCAGAAGCCATCGACGAAATTCCCAACACATTCACAACGGTGCAGCCGGCCACAAGTTCGCCAATCAACTTTGTCCGCCACTCCGTACCCGTAATAGTTGCCATCAACGACTTCGACATCTCTCAACTCTTCCCAGGCGTATTCATCAGAGCAATCGTATCCGCTCCCGGGCCCGCATGAGTGACCGCTACACCCAGATTCGTGGTCATTGAGGAGAATGTATACGGGCAGATCAGGAAACAAATCGTAACAGGTCGAAACAGATGTGAGGTCGTAACACTCGGCACTTGGAAGTGAATAGTAGATATCCTCCGAAGACACAGACCGAAACGTGGACAGGACAGCCGCAGCAAACAAGAAACATCGAACGAAAGTCATTAGATTGCCTCTTCTATCGACACTAAAAACGCACAACCATTTTCATTTTTTCAACGGGTTCGTCTTCACCCTGCCAGCGCAGTCGACAATCAAAAGTGGTAGCGTCCGTTGACTCCAAAAGCTCGTAGGGTGGCACGATCCGCACTGCGGCAATGTCAAATTCTCTTACAAATCGATCAATGACCATTTCGAATTGAATCCAGCCCTTGTCTTTGCCTGGATGCTGAGCTTCGCCGAGAAGCGATCGATAACTCTCGATAGAGTCCGCAGCCGGAACACTTAGATACAACATCGGAGGCCGCGCGTCGCGATCCTTGGACACCACGATGTAGCGAGGCCGAAGCCGAACCGCTGCCCGATTGCGAACACGCAACGGATGCTCCAGGTCCTTTCCATAGCCTCGCACGCGAACATAAAACGTCTTTTCCAAATCACCGGCAGGCCAGTCAAGTCCTTGGAACCAAAGCTGAAACTTTGCGGTGTCTCCTGAGACAGACAAACGTTTCGCCATGACATTTGCATCGCCCGACGAAGGGATCTGGACCTCCAGTTTCTTCGGATCAAAATCCCCAAAATTGCCGGTCAGCGTCATCTCGACAGGACGATCCTCTTGTCCAACGTCGATCACGGGGGGATTAATGCGAACAGGGTGCAAGCACTCCCCAATGCAAGTCAAAATACAAGGCAGCGTGTCCGCATCCGAACCTTCACCGGATCCAGCGAAAATGACTTGAATCGGTCGACGAAAACTTCCGTTCTGCGTGGATTTCATCTCGATGTACAACCGCATCGACTGCCCATCGTCGAACACGGCCGGGCGAGGCGCGGCCACCAGACACCCACACGAACTCTTGATACTTCGCGCACGCAACTGTCGGCCTGAACGGTTGACGATTTCGACGAAATACGTTTTGCCAGTCGTTGGCACCCGTCCGAGGTGCAATTGTTTTTCAATGACTCGATCACCGTCCTGGTCGCCAACCACGATCGTACCCACCCCCGTGGCGTCGACGGGTGGACGATACCCATCGTGACGCACCTCCGAGGATTCTTTGCAGATTCCGGTCGTCATTGCAGCGATCAAAAAGACCGGCAAGGTGCCCCAACGCATCGCGAACATTTTTTTCTCCCAGCCGGTACGATTCCGTTTCTTCAAAACCGGCGGGTGATTATAGCCCCCCCCCTCTGCCCACCTGTCAAATTCCGATTGAAGCGGAACGGAATCGCGGGTTCGTGCCCAGTGGAGCGGCGGCGAGGTTCGGGCATTGGCGTACCGATGCCGCGAACCGTTCGCTCCGCTCTTTCGTTTTGGTCCTGCGGTTGGAGGGTGCCGCAAAGCCGGCGCGATCAGGCGGCGGTCTTCAAGAACGAGGCCAATCGATCGGCACGCGAAGGGCTTTGCAACTTGGCAACCGCTTTGGCTTCGATCTGACGGACCCGTTCGCGGGTGACCTTGAAGATGCGACCGCATTCTTCCAGCGTGTAGCTGTAGCCGTCGACCAATCCGTAACGCAAACGGATGATTTCGCGTTCGCGGAACGTCAGCGTTTTCAGCAGTTCGTCGATCTTGCCTCGCAGCATTCCGCTGGCGGCGGTTTGGACGGGATTGCAGTCTTCGCTGGACTCGATGAATTCACCAAAGCTGCTGTCTTCTCCCTCGCCAACCGGTCGATCCAAGCTGACCGGATGTCGCCCGATGTCCATGACGCGACGGACTTCTTCGATCGGCACTTCGGTCGCGGCTGCGATTTCTTCATAGGTCGGTTCGCGACGCAATTCTTGTGTCATGCGTTTTTGCGCCTGACGCAGTTTGCTGAGCACGTCGATCATGTGGACCGGGATGCGAATGGTGCGAGCCTGGTCGGCGATCGCGCGGGTGATCGCTTGACGAATCCACCACGTCGCATAGGTGCTGAACTTGAATCCGCGACGGTATTCATACTTGTCGACCGCACGCATCAAGCCCGTGTTGCCTTCCTGGATCAAGTCCAAGAATGACAGGCCACGGTTGCGATACTTCTTCGCGATCGAGACCACCAGTCGCAGGTTCCCGCTGCTCAATTCACGTTTGGTCGCTTCGTATTCTTCGAAATGGCGGCGAGCCTTGGTGACACGGTTGTGCAAACTGGTGGGGCTTTCCTGGGTGACCAACATCAGTTCGCGAAGTTCTTGGCGAATGTCAGCCGCTTCGTCACGGCTGAGTGCATCGGTGCCCAAGTTGTTCAACCGATCACGCAGAAAATTCATGCGTCGCGAAATCTTTTCCATCTGCCCCAACAGCGGCGTCACGCGTCGGCTGCGCAAGCTGAGTTCTTCGACCAGTTGCAAACACTTGCGGCGACGGCGAATGAAACGCTTGCGAACCTCCGCCTTCAATCGCGGCGACGTGCTGCGACGGACCAGCATGCCGAAATCATCCTTGTTCTGTGCGATCAGCACGTTCAACGTCCGCAGGTTGTGCGGCATGCGTTGGCTGATCTGTTCCTTGGTCAGACATTCGGTCAGCGACACCTTGATGGTCCGGTCGAACGGCAATTCGCCATCGTGAACCTTGTGCAGGACTTCGACGGTCGAACGCAGGGCGTAATCGGATTCCAACAGTGTGCGTCGGAACTGTCGGCGTGTGATTTCGATCTTCTTCGCCAACGAGATTTCTTCTTCGCGGCTGAGCAACGGGATGTTGGCCATTTGGCTCAGGTACATCCGGATCGGATCATCGCTGGTGCGGCTGGTTTCGCCGGCGACGGCCAGGCTGACTTCGGCGTCGCCCATCGCGTCGGCCTCGGCGGCCATGTCGGTCAAACCGGAAACGTTCGGGGCAGGGCAGTTGGCGGCCACCAAGCGTTTCTTTTCGGCGCCTTCGATCAGGCGAATGCCGCGGCGTTCGATCGCCAGAATCAGCCGATTCAGTTTTTCGGGATTAACGTCTTCGTCCGGCAGATACGCGTTGACTTCGTCGTAGGTCAGGTAACCATCCTTGGTTCCCTTTTCGATCAACGCGTTCAGGTCTTGTTCCATCAATTGCATCGGAAAGCTCCGTCTTATCTTCAGCGTCCATCGTGACGCCTGGGTCATGAAAATCGTTCTCACGTTTGCGGCGTTCGGATGACATGACCGGCCGAGGCCGATCAATTTTTGCGGGTGGTCATCCGGCAGCCGACTTTGGTATCCATCCGTCGGTCGTGTGCTGGGCCGTGTTTCTCCTGCGGGGAAAAGCGAAAGCGATTTTGCGATCGAAAAGTTCGTAAAGGTCCGTGTAAATTCGAGCGTCCGAGTCCTTGCGGTGGGCGTGCCAGCCGACACCAACGGAACACCTAGTTTTCTTGCTCGGTCGGGGTTTCGATGCCTTGCCGAAAACGCTCGGCTTCCAACAGTTCTTTCAGCAGAGCCAGTTCCTGGTCGTCATCCAGGGTGGCCGATGCCAAGCGCTCGATCTGGCGTGTTTTTTCAGACTCGAATTCGCGCTCGCGGTATCGCGTGATGATCGCGGTGTAGCGACGGTCGGCATCCTCGGATGATTGGCCGCTGCGTAAGCCGACGCGATGCTGGAGCGTGACGATTTGGTTTTTCAGTTGCTCGTTGTCCACCATCAACAGCAACGAATCGACGTCCAAATCACGGCCAGCCAAATCCAGGTCTTGATAGGCGGACAACAACATCTGTGCCGTGTTGCTGGACAACCAGGACGGGTCGATCGCTTCGACGGCCATGCCGGCCAATTCGGGACACTCGATCAACGCTTCGAACAATTCACGGTCAATTCCGCTGATCGGCGTCAAACGTGCGTTTGGCGTGCCGGCCGATCGTCCGGCGATCACCGCCGGTGCGTAGGGCGATGCCGATTCGTCATCATCATCGGCCATGCTGCTGAGCATCGCGTTGACATCAAGGTCCGCGGCACCGGTCGCCGCCGGACGTGGCGGGGGCGTTGGACGTGATGGACGTTTGGTCGCAAAAGGCTTTCGCGAATTTTGGCTTCGTTCGGACCGCAGCACATCCAAACGTCGCTGAATCCGATCGACGGCGATGCCCGACGCGTCGGACAAGCGGACGATCAACTGTTCGTGACGAATGTCGTCGCCGGACGACTTGGCCATGATGCCCAAGACCGATTCCATTGCGGTGGATGCCGCGTGGGTGTCCTTGCGCCAATCAACGCCTTCGGAAAGCTTGGCCAATTTGTGATCGAACGCGTCGGGCGACTGCTTGACCAATTCGTTGAACGCGTCGGCGCCATTTTGATGGATGAAGTCGGCGGGGTCCGAGCCATCGGGCAGCGTCAGCACACGCAAATCCACGCCCGCACCGACGAACAGCTCCAACACCTGATCGGCGCGACGCTGGCCGGCATCGTCACCGTCCAACACCAAGACGACACGATGGGCGAATCGTTTCAGGATGCGAACATGAGCTTCGCCCAAAGCGGTTCCCAGCACCGCGACGACCGGTTCAATGCCGGCTTGTCGTGCGGCGACCACATCGGTGTAACCTTCCATCACCAGGACTTCGCCGCCGTGACGAATCGCGTCTCGGGCAAGTTGCAATCCGTAAAGCTGTTGCGACTTTCGGAACAGCAAGGTTTCGGGGCCGTTGATGTACTTGGCCGCTTCGCTGTTTTCGCTGCGCTGTGCGATTGCGGGAATGACCCGGCCGCCCATCGAAATCGGACGGTCTTGCAAATCATGGATCGGGAAGATCAGCCGACCACGAAAGCGATCGTAGTGTCCGTTGCCGCTGCCACGTGCGATGGCCACACCGGCGGCTTCGGCGACCGCGCCGCTGAAGTTTTTCTGTTGCAAGTGATCGATCGCAAAGGACCACTGGTCGGGCGCAAAGCCGATCCGAAATCGCCGGCGGCTTTCGTCGCTGATCCCTCGTTGGACCAAGTACTGCCGAGCCAAATCAACTTGGTCGCCCTTGCCGTGTTTCAAATGCTTGTAGTAAGCATCAGCCACCGCGGCGATCGCATCAAACAAGGTCGCACGGTCGTCCGGATCGCCCGGCTTGGTTTTCTTGCCGCGACGGAATTCTTCCATCGCAATACCGGCTTGTTCGGCCAAGGTTCGCAGGGCGGTGGGAAAGTCCACCCCGTCACGTTGCATCACGTAACTGAAAACATCCCCGCCGATGTCACACACCCAACACTTCCAAGACTGGCGTTCGGGGTTGATGGTCAGCGAGGGGCGGCGGTCGTTGTGGAACGGGCAGCGAACGACGAAGTTGCGGCCCTGCGGACGCACTTCGGTGCCTTGGCCGATGACATCCAGGATGTCGACCGCGGCGCGCACTCGTTCTTTCAGGTCGTAGTCCGCCGATGTGGACAAGCGACAATTCTCCCGTGCTAGTGATCGGTCCATCTGTCACCGAAACGGCGAACCGTCCCTCCCGGACGGCAGACGCCGGTCGCCAAAACGTGACCGGCCAATCGTCAGATAATTTTCGATCGTTACGTACATCCCTGTAGCGTGGTTTTGCGGTGTCGCGGGGCCATCCGATCGATGGCCACGGGGTCGCAAAACAAGTTCGCCAAGAGCAGCCAAAGAGTCTGTCGCAACGGCCAACACTGGGTCAAGATCATTTGACTGAAAAACGCGGGTGAAACCGATTTTGGCTAAAGCCTCCGGTTTTCGCCCCAAAAAACGGGAACAGCTGCGTCGATCCGCCCCACGTGGCTCCGTCCGAACTTCCCTTCCTGCGTCGCGACCTTAGCCGACCAGGATTTGGCGGACCAACCTTTCGGGCACCTCCGACGCACCAAAGCCGATTTCCCCCCAGACCGCTGTCGGGCCGAATCGTGCGATCGCCGCCGCGTTGCTGTCCGCCGACGCCGGTCGCTGGTTCTGCGTCTGGCACAGCACGACCCCATCCGGGAAAACCTGTCGCTCGGTCGCCGCGATACAAGTCGCCAACGTCTGGTGGACGCATCCCAGCCGATTGGCCGCGACGACCAGCAACCGGGCATCGGCAAACTGCTGGAACAAGTCGATGTTCATCCACCGGTCACTGATGGGACTGAACAGACCGCCCGCCCCTTCAATCAACACGACATCGAATTCGCCACGAAGCCAAGGGTCCGCCCCCCGCACCAGCATGCCTTCGTCCACCGATCGACCGGCCAGCTTGGCCGATTCCGGCGGCGACAATGCCGCTTCGAAACGTTGCGGACACACTGCGTCCAAATCCAACGGCTTGCCGGCCGCCCGCCATAGCTGGACGGCATCGTCGGCGACCAATTCATTGCCCGACCGATTGCATCCGCTGGCGGCGGGCTTATAAACGCCGACCCGCTTTCCTTGTCCGTTCAATGCAGCAGCCAACAATGCGGTAACGTACGTCTTGCCGACGTCGGTGTCGGTCCCCGCAACGAACCAGACATTCGCACGGGACCGCTGTTCTGTTTCCGAATTCAACCCACCAACCTGTCGATTTAACTACGTGACAAAAAACGTTCGCCTGGCACTGGTCCAGATGCGTGATCAAGGGTCCGCGCTGGCCTGTGTCGATCAAGCCGAAAAGCAGATCCACGCGGCCGCCACCGATGGCGCCAACGTGGTCTGCCTGCAGGAGCTTTTCAATGGCCCCTATCCGTGCCAAAGCGAAGACCACCGACGATTCGACGATGCCGAATCGATTCCCGGCCCGACCGTCGATCGCTTGGCCGGTGTGGCGAAAGAATTGGGGGTCGTGATTGTCGCGCCGATTTTCGAACGTCGCGGCCCCGGGATGTACCACAACAGCGCCGCGGTCTTGGACACCGACGGCAGCATTGCCGGCGTGTACCGAAAGATGCACATCCCCGACGACCCATTGTTTTACGAAAAGTTCTATTTCACTCCCGGCGACGCAGGCGGTTTTCGACCGATCCAAACCAGTGTCGCGCGACTGGGC is from Crateriforma conspicua and encodes:
- the mgtE gene encoding magnesium transporter; amino-acid sequence: MTNTLFLPELREMLADNNRAELEEFCTTLNAGRTAEFMEGLSDAEVWQVLQFAQPERRSEIFGYFDEERQLSMLAQQPTDEVAELVEELAADDRVDLLQQLDDEHVDTILPLLPVEERRDIQRLRSYAEGTAGSLMTTEVAKLADRLTAREALEELSRQASELETIYYLYVVDDDNHLRGIVSTRQLVSSLAQPHRTLREMMETDVVVAMVDEDQESVAEKVEHFNLLAIPVLDSGRQLLGIITHDDVIDVVREELTEDAQRIAAVTPLERDFLRIGLVTLSWKRGIWLTILFFAALLTAFALRHYELELETYAWLVWFIPLIISAGGNSGSQSATLVITAMTGGEIELRDWRTVLMRESVVSLMLGGFIAVIGYAVAFFIAPSPSDALVIPLTLLAVMITGCLCGATLPLVFKRLGLDPALMSNPFVAGIVDIMGIVIYINVARMILSN
- the efp gene encoding elongation factor P, whose protein sequence is MATYNTSDFRKGLKVQIDGEPYLMIEMNFVKPGKGNALYKCKMKNLIRGTTLERTYKGGDSLESADVETTEVSFLYRQGQDYVFMDGQTFEQYEVAEDVAGDIWKYLKDGMKCTMTLYNGNAIIVEAPLQVELEVVDCAPGAKGDTATNVTKPAKVETDAEFIVPGFIKIGNVIKVDTRTGEYVERVSN
- the epmB gene encoding EF-P beta-lysylation protein EpmB, coding for MNKDSAGIGRPEPALHQGIPQRSRSLAADRRFVAGGSRRRPQAHPPAQDWRQSMKAAIRDSATLLEHLGLAGQVPLCRDEAFPTFVPPEFLARIRPGDPDDPLLRQVLAVADEEQTVAGFAADPVGDLEATACQGLLQKYDGRALMITTAACGIHCRYCFRREFPYGDMSGVGTHWNDAIDFLSQRKDIDEVLLSGGDPLTLTDDVLGGLLDRLNQIEHVRRIRLHSRMPIVIPSRVTPELVSMLRESRATSWMVVHCNHASEIDGDVEASIAALVDGGIPVLNQAVLLRGVNDDVATLETLCRRMIDLRVQPYYLHQLDRVRGAAHFEVSPDRGQAIVKELRKRLPGYAVPTYVQEQCGAASKTPIADT
- a CDS encoding DUF1573 domain-containing protein; amino-acid sequence: MRWGTLPVFLIAAMTTGICKESSEVRHDGYRPPVDATGVGTIVVGDQDGDRVIEKQLHLGRVPTTGKTYFVEIVNRSGRQLRARSIKSSCGCLVAAPRPAVFDDGQSMRLYIEMKSTQNGSFRRPIQVIFAGSGEGSDADTLPCILTCIGECLHPVRINPPVIDVGQEDRPVEMTLTGNFGDFDPKKLEVQIPSSGDANVMAKRLSVSGDTAKFQLWFQGLDWPAGDLEKTFYVRVRGYGKDLEHPLRVRNRAAVRLRPRYIVVSKDRDARPPMLYLSVPAADSIESYRSLLGEAQHPGKDKGWIQFEMVIDRFVREFDIAAVRIVPPYELLESTDATTFDCRLRWQGEDEPVEKMKMVVRF
- a CDS encoding sigma-70 family RNA polymerase sigma factor, whose amino-acid sequence is MQLMEQDLNALIEKGTKDGYLTYDEVNAYLPDEDVNPEKLNRLILAIERRGIRLIEGAEKKRLVAANCPAPNVSGLTDMAAEADAMGDAEVSLAVAGETSRTSDDPIRMYLSQMANIPLLSREEEISLAKKIEITRRQFRRTLLESDYALRSTVEVLHKVHDGELPFDRTIKVSLTECLTKEQISQRMPHNLRTLNVLIAQNKDDFGMLVRRSTSPRLKAEVRKRFIRRRRKCLQLVEELSLRSRRVTPLLGQMEKISRRMNFLRDRLNNLGTDALSRDEAADIRQELRELMLVTQESPTSLHNRVTKARRHFEEYEATKRELSSGNLRLVVSIAKKYRNRGLSFLDLIQEGNTGLMRAVDKYEYRRGFKFSTYATWWIRQAITRAIADQARTIRIPVHMIDVLSKLRQAQKRMTQELRREPTYEEIAAATEVPIEEVRRVMDIGRHPVSLDRPVGEGEDSSFGEFIESSEDCNPVQTAASGMLRGKIDELLKTLTFREREIIRLRYGLVDGYSYTLEECGRIFKVTRERVRQIEAKAVAKLQSPSRADRLASFLKTAA
- the dnaG gene encoding DNA primase, producing MSTSADYDLKERVRAAVDILDVIGQGTEVRPQGRNFVVRCPFHNDRRPSLTINPERQSWKCWVCDIGGDVFSYVMQRDGVDFPTALRTLAEQAGIAMEEFRRGKKTKPGDPDDRATLFDAIAAVADAYYKHLKHGKGDQVDLARQYLVQRGISDESRRRFRIGFAPDQWSFAIDHLQQKNFSGAVAEAAGVAIARGSGNGHYDRFRGRLIFPIHDLQDRPISMGGRVIPAIAQRSENSEAAKYINGPETLLFRKSQQLYGLQLARDAIRHGGEVLVMEGYTDVVAARQAGIEPVVAVLGTALGEAHVRILKRFAHRVVLVLDGDDAGQRRADQVLELFVGAGVDLRVLTLPDGSDPADFIHQNGADAFNELVKQSPDAFDHKLAKLSEGVDWRKDTHAASTAMESVLGIMAKSSGDDIRHEQLIVRLSDASGIAVDRIQRRLDVLRSERSQNSRKPFATKRPSRPTPPPRPAATGAADLDVNAMLSSMADDDDESASPYAPAVIAGRSAGTPNARLTPISGIDRELFEALIECPELAGMAVEAIDPSWLSSNTAQMLLSAYQDLDLAGRDLDVDSLLLMVDNEQLKNQIVTLQHRVGLRSGQSSEDADRRYTAIITRYREREFESEKTRQIERLASATLDDDQELALLKELLEAERFRQGIETPTEQEN
- the bioD gene encoding dethiobiotin synthase; the encoded protein is MNSETEQRSRANVWFVAGTDTDVGKTYVTALLAAALNGQGKRVGVYKPAASGCNRSGNELVADDAVQLWRAAGKPLDLDAVCPQRFEAALSPPESAKLAGRSVDEGMLVRGADPWLRGEFDVVLIEGAGGLFSPISDRWMNIDLFQQFADARLLVVAANRLGCVHQTLATCIAATERQVFPDGVVLCQTQNQRPASADSNAAAIARFGPTAVWGEIGFGASEVPERLVRQILVG
- a CDS encoding carbon-nitrogen hydrolase, whose amino-acid sequence is MTKNVRLALVQMRDQGSALACVDQAEKQIHAAATDGANVVCLQELFNGPYPCQSEDHRRFDDAESIPGPTVDRLAGVAKELGVVIVAPIFERRGPGMYHNSAAVLDTDGSIAGVYRKMHIPDDPLFYEKFYFTPGDAGGFRPIQTSVARLGVAICWDQWFPETARLLSLAGAEILLYPTAIGWIDQEKAEFGAAQRDAWITVMRSHAICNGVFLGAPNRIGVEGKLEFWGSSFVASPTGQLLGQLSDHEEGILIADCQLPQIDVVRTHWPFLRDRRIDDYGDLTRRWIDHQDTTPKRCG